The DNA sequence TACAAAAATATTGCACATTCGACAATGTTATTGCGTAATCTTCCGTAGTTTGTATCTTATTCTGCTTCATCCCGACAAAATTCCAATAAATTCCAACAATTGCATACAAAAAAATTGAAAAAAAATACATATCGTGATACAATTTGTTTTTCCGTTATTATTTCAATAACAATATTATAAATATGCCCTGCTTCTCTATTTTATGTTATATGAATATATGCAATTTTTCTGTATAATTTATGCATATATGCGAAGCAGTGACGAATACATACTATTTTAAAGAAGAGGTGTCAGTTATGAAAAACATGTTAAACTTCAAGGAATTCACAGCAGATGAGCTGATGGATATCCTGAACCTTGCTCTGGATATGAAGAAGAATCCGGAGAAGTACAGCGAATCATTAAAAGGTAAGAAACTTTATACTTTATTTGAAAAGACATCAACCAGAACCTTCCTTTCATTTGCAACCGGCATTACTGAACTAGGCGGTACCTACTACAACCAGTTATGGAAGGATTCCAACTTTGTACTTGGTGAACCTGTTTCCGAGATCAAATATGTCTGCCGTAATGTTGATATCATCATGGCACGTCTGATCAAGAATGAAACTGTTGAATTATTTGGCAAGAATGCAACTGTTCCGTTTATCAACGGCTGCGACAATTCCTACCATCCTTGCCAGATCCTTGCAGATGCCCTCACGATCCTTGAGAAGTTTGGAACTCTGGATGTCAATCTGATGTACATCGGTGCAAAGAACAATGTATTTAACTCCCATGTTGAATTCTTCTCCAAGATGAAGAAAGGTACTTTATACGGACTGACCCCACTTGTAAATGAGACAGCCTGCGGCCCTGATTTCTATGAAGAAGCAAAGAAAAGCGGTCATTACATCGAACTCGATCCTTCTATGTCTATGGAAGAAGCAAAAGAATATGCTAATAAGATGGATGTTCTCTACACGGATACATGGGTAGATATGGAATTCTTTAACAATCCTGCTTACCAGAAGCAGAAGGAAGAAACCCTTGCAAAAATGATGCCTTACCAGTTAAACGGCGACTTCACAAAAGACAGCAAAGCGATCGTATTCCACGATATGCCAATGCATGTCGGCTTCG is a window from the Lachnospiraceae bacterium GAM79 genome containing:
- a CDS encoding ornithine carbamoyltransferase; protein product: MKNMLNFKEFTADELMDILNLALDMKKNPEKYSESLKGKKLYTLFEKTSTRTFLSFATGITELGGTYYNQLWKDSNFVLGEPVSEIKYVCRNVDIIMARLIKNETVELFGKNATVPFINGCDNSYHPCQILADALTILEKFGTLDVNLMYIGAKNNVFNSHVEFFSKMKKGTLYGLTPLVNETACGPDFYEEAKKSGHYIELDPSMSMEEAKEYANKMDVLYTDTWVDMEFFNNPAYQKQKEETLAKMMPYQLNGDFTKDSKAIVFHDMPMHVGFEISQDVVDKNLDHILDEAENRRHAEKAVMYTLLNS